The Melanotaenia boesemani isolate fMelBoe1 chromosome 8, fMelBoe1.pri, whole genome shotgun sequence DNA window aaacTGATGTAAAAGTCAATCTAAAACGTGAGCACTCTCATGTATGACATTATCTACTGCTCCCAGACTGGGCTTCCTCTAAGAGACTGGGGCtttgaagtaggaagcaaataTGGAGGCCTCTCTGTAGTGTTTTGAcgcagcttgtgtgtgttttccaggaGGACACTGCAACTGGCAAGGCAGCTGAAGGACCGAGCTGTGGAAGCTCAGGCCTGTTACAGTCTGGGAAACACCTACACACTACTCCAGGACTATGAGAGAGCCATAGATTATCACCTTAAACACCTCATCATAGCTCAAGACCTCAATGACAGGTACAAACAGActaaaataagattttattatttcctaTATTTCAACCATACTGGGTACATGgattaatgtgtgttttcttgaATGGAGGATTGGAGAGGGACGTGCATGCTGGAGTCTTGGAAATGCTCACACAGCACTGGGGAACCATGACCAAGCCATGCACTTTGCTGAGAAGCATCTGGAGATCTGCAAGGAGGTATGAAATGAAGCAAAGTAAAGTTGACATAGTGCaaaataaactgtgtttgaAACTTGCCAAAAAAATTTTGCAATTATCCTTTAGAGTAAAATGACTTCAcccgtgtgtgtgtttatttatttgttttgtttcagactGGAGACAGGAGCGGGGAGCTGACAGCACGAATGAATGTGTCGGATCTCCAGATGGTTCTGGGTTTGAGCTATAGCACTAATAACTCCACACTGTCGGAAAATAAGGAAATAGACTACAACCTACATGGTAACCAAGATTGGACTCTTAAGTACTTTATAATGATTTGAGTGTACTTTATGtaacaatttttgttttttaattttttttatttaggggCACGGCCCAGGATGAGCAGAAGACACAGCATGGAGAACTTAGAGCTGATGAAACTCActccagacaagataaatgtaTGACCCACTGATACAGGAATtagtacttttttttcattaaaaatcaaataatcaaCCTCCAACAGGTTTTCCTTCCCCTTCATTTCAGCTCCctttctgtttccttgtttcttttttttaatcacactgCTTTTGCATTGCAGGGTGAGAAGTGGAACAGTGACATTCTGACTAAACAGTCAAAACCTTCCCTGACAAAAACTTCCTCCAAGTTGTTCTTTGTCAGCCGATTGCGTGGAAAGAAGTACAAATCTGGTGGCTCCAGCAAAGTCCTCCAAGACACCAGCAACACCCTGGATACAAGCCAAACTCCTGTTCAAGGATCACAGAAGGTATCCAGGATACATTAATTCAACTATGTGCCTCATTTAGTCTTCTACAGGCATCATCAGATAACGTCAActctgttatttgtttatttattaatcagcGACTCAGTCCTGACATGCTTGGAGATGAGGGTTTCTTTGACCTTCTGAGCCGTTTCCAAAGCAACCGTATGGATGACCAACGTTGTTCAATACAAGATCGAGGCAGCAGGTTATCACTGAACAGCGGTCCAGATTCACCCCCAAGAACCATTAGGAAATGTAGGTCTAGATAAGCCATCAACAGAAAATGTAACCAGTCATCACAGTAGTACCCGAtttgtaaattttttattttattttttttaactgtagctGTGTCAGAGTCTGTCAACATGTCAGGCGCCTCAGGCAGGCGGTTAGAGGACTCATCGGTAGCAGGGGGAAGCCTGCCAGGCCTCAGGCTAAATCAGAACAGCAACCAGGCCGTCCTCAGCCACCTCATGGCCAACGCTGACAACGCTGAGCCTGACGATGACTTCTTTGATATGCTTGTCAAGTGCCAGGTACCTGACGAGACCAAGTAGACAGTATGAAGAAGACAGATTTTCTATCTCTTGCTGTGTAGCTTAGTTTAAATTTAACACACAGGAACTAAACAGATGTCAAACTTTTATTCTCcttttccaacttcttcctccCAGGGCTCGCGTTTGGATGACCAGCGCTGtgcccctccccctcctccggTTCGAGGTCCCACTGTACCAGATGAGGACTTCTTCAGCCTCATCATGCGCTCTCAGGCCAAGCGAATGGATGAGCAACGCGTTACCTTGCCTTCTGCAGTGAACCCGCCATCCAGGTCCACTTCCAGCTCAAATTGAACTAAGCACTAGGACACATGCATTTTTATCCTTTCTAAATATGATGATGTGGACAGCATTGCTATAGACTCAGAATATAATCCTCGTGTCTCTTAACATTTGTTCtcctggacaaa harbors:
- the gpsm2 gene encoding G-protein-signaling modulator 2 isoform X2, whose product is MRAEDQPFHVRYRMEVSCLELALEGERLCKVGDYRAGVSFFEAAIQVGTEDLQVLSAIYSQLGNAYFHLHDYAKALEFHRHDLTLTRTIGDLLGEAKASGNLGNTLKVLGRFDEAVVCCQRHLDIARDINDKVGQARALYNFGNVYHAKGKSICWSGAEPGDFPEEVMTALRKAAEYYEANLAIVKELGDRAAQGRTCGNLGNTHYLLGNFGKAVASHEQRLLIAKEFGDRSAERRAYCNLGNAYIFLGEFEVAAEHYKRTLQLARQLKDRAVEAQACYSLGNTYTLLQDYERAIDYHLKHLIIAQDLNDRIGEGRACWSLGNAHTALGNHDQAMHFAEKHLEICKETGDRSGELTARMNVSDLQMVLGLSYSTNNSTLSENKEIDYNLHGARPRMSRRHSMENLELMKLTPDKINGEKWNSDILTKQSKPSLTKTSSKLFFVSRLRGKKYKSGGSSKVLQDTSNTLDTSQTPVQGSQKRLSPDMLGDEGFFDLLSRFQSNRMDDQRCSIQDRGSRLSLNSGPDSPPRTIRKSVSESVNMSGASGRRLEDSSVAGGSLPGLRLNQNSNQAVLSHLMANADNAEPDDDFFDMLVKCQGSRLDDQRCAPPPPPVRGPTVPDEDFFSLIMRSQAKRMDEQRVTLPSAVNPPSRSTSSSN
- the gpsm2 gene encoding G-protein-signaling modulator 2 isoform X1, with product MDTGGSAVSMRAEDQPFHVRYRMEVSCLELALEGERLCKVGDYRAGVSFFEAAIQVGTEDLQVLSAIYSQLGNAYFHLHDYAKALEFHRHDLTLTRTIGDLLGEAKASGNLGNTLKVLGRFDEAVVCCQRHLDIARDINDKVGQARALYNFGNVYHAKGKSICWSGAEPGDFPEEVMTALRKAAEYYEANLAIVKELGDRAAQGRTCGNLGNTHYLLGNFGKAVASHEQRLLIAKEFGDRSAERRAYCNLGNAYIFLGEFEVAAEHYKRTLQLARQLKDRAVEAQACYSLGNTYTLLQDYERAIDYHLKHLIIAQDLNDRIGEGRACWSLGNAHTALGNHDQAMHFAEKHLEICKETGDRSGELTARMNVSDLQMVLGLSYSTNNSTLSENKEIDYNLHGARPRMSRRHSMENLELMKLTPDKINGEKWNSDILTKQSKPSLTKTSSKLFFVSRLRGKKYKSGGSSKVLQDTSNTLDTSQTPVQGSQKRLSPDMLGDEGFFDLLSRFQSNRMDDQRCSIQDRGSRLSLNSGPDSPPRTIRKSVSESVNMSGASGRRLEDSSVAGGSLPGLRLNQNSNQAVLSHLMANADNAEPDDDFFDMLVKCQGSRLDDQRCAPPPPPVRGPTVPDEDFFSLIMRSQAKRMDEQRVTLPSAVNPPSRSTSSSN
- the gpsm2 gene encoding G-protein-signaling modulator 2 isoform X3 → MEVSCLELALEGERLCKVGDYRAGVSFFEAAIQVGTEDLQVLSAIYSQLGNAYFHLHDYAKALEFHRHDLTLTRTIGDLLGEAKASGNLGNTLKVLGRFDEAVVCCQRHLDIARDINDKVGQARALYNFGNVYHAKGKSICWSGAEPGDFPEEVMTALRKAAEYYEANLAIVKELGDRAAQGRTCGNLGNTHYLLGNFGKAVASHEQRLLIAKEFGDRSAERRAYCNLGNAYIFLGEFEVAAEHYKRTLQLARQLKDRAVEAQACYSLGNTYTLLQDYERAIDYHLKHLIIAQDLNDRIGEGRACWSLGNAHTALGNHDQAMHFAEKHLEICKETGDRSGELTARMNVSDLQMVLGLSYSTNNSTLSENKEIDYNLHGARPRMSRRHSMENLELMKLTPDKINGEKWNSDILTKQSKPSLTKTSSKLFFVSRLRGKKYKSGGSSKVLQDTSNTLDTSQTPVQGSQKRLSPDMLGDEGFFDLLSRFQSNRMDDQRCSIQDRGSRLSLNSGPDSPPRTIRKSVSESVNMSGASGRRLEDSSVAGGSLPGLRLNQNSNQAVLSHLMANADNAEPDDDFFDMLVKCQGSRLDDQRCAPPPPPVRGPTVPDEDFFSLIMRSQAKRMDEQRVTLPSAVNPPSRSTSSSN